In Flavobacterium lacustre, a genomic segment contains:
- a CDS encoding arsenate reductase family protein yields MIQIYHNPRCGKSRNCLSFLEESKKEFEIIKYLEKTPLYEELVSLIKKLNVQPIALVRVKEKIWIENFKNKQLSDEEIIQILASNPILIERPIVIKGEKAIIGRVLDDVSAFI; encoded by the coding sequence ATGATACAAATATACCATAATCCACGTTGCGGAAAATCAAGAAATTGCTTGTCTTTTTTGGAAGAATCAAAAAAAGAATTTGAAATTATCAAATACCTTGAAAAAACACCTTTATATGAGGAATTAGTTTCGCTTATCAAAAAACTAAATGTTCAACCCATTGCATTGGTTCGTGTAAAAGAAAAAATTTGGATAGAAAATTTTAAAAACAAACAACTATCTGATGAAGAAATTATACAAATATTAGCATCAAACCCTATTCTCATTGAAAGACCCATAGTTATAAAAGGAGAAAAAGCGATAATTGGTCGTGTATTAGATGATGTGTCTGCATTTATTTAA